The window TCTGCAACGGCACCTATACCCAGTCCCTCGCGACTTTCCCCGTCAAGGAGGCCGAGATCGTCATGGACATCGCCGCCAAGATCCACACGGGCAAGCCCGTGCAGAAGGAGGTCCTCTTCCCGGCCGTGCCGGTCAACGCGGACAACATCAAGGCCGCGGTGAAGACCGCCGGGTATCCCATCTCGTCCTGTCCTGCCGCCAAGTGAGGAGCGACGACCCGCAAAGGAGGGCAGCCATGCAGAAACTCGAACAGCACCCTGGTGGCGAGACGGGGCCGGCCCCCGCGGTCTCGGCACAAGGGATCATCAAGCGCTTCGGTGGTGTGGTGGCACTGGACAACGTGAGCTTCTCAGCCCGGGCAGGAGAGGTGACCGCCTTGGTCGGAGACAACGGCGCAGGCAAGTCCACCTTGATCCGGTGCCTGTCCGGTGTGCACTCACCCGATGAAGGAGGGCTATTCGTCAACGGGGCGCCGGTGACCTTCTCCGGCCCCAACGACGCACGGCTTGCGGGCATCGAGACGGTCCACCAGAACCTTGCCCTGGCCGACAACCTGGACGTCGCGGCGAATCTCTTCCTTGGCCGGGAACTGTCCGGCGGCCCCCGCTCACTGTTCCGCCTGCGGAAGAGGCCCATGGAAGCCAGGGCCGCAGAACTGATCGACGAGTACGGGATCCGCATGCCCAACATCAAGGCGAAGGTGGGCGCCATGTCGGGCGGCCAGCGGCAGGGCATCGCCATCGCCAGGGCCGTCGGCTGGGGCAGCGAGGTCGTGCTGATGGACGAGCCCACCGCCGCACTGGGCGTGAAGGAAACCGGGCGGGTGCTGGACGTCGTCAGGTCCCTCGCCGATCGCGGTCTGGCGGTCGTGTTGATCAGCCACAACATCGAGCAGGTCATGCAGGTGTCCGACTTCGTGTGGGTGCTGCGAGGCGGGCACATGATCGCCGATCTGCGGGCCGAGAACACAAACACCCAGGAAGTGGTCCACTACATCACCACCGGCGTAGGTCTCGGCGCATGACAGCCGGGAGCCAAGCTCCCCGGTCGACGCCGCACCGCTATCGAAGGCGTACAGGGGCAGAAGCATCCGCTTCGAGATGACCGGCTACGCGGGGCTTTGAGTGGCCAAGAAGGGCTCGAAGGACAGGACTTCAGGTCGGAATCCGGGGAACGATGGACGGCTTCCGCCGCCGG is drawn from Streptomyces bottropensis ATCC 25435 and contains these coding sequences:
- a CDS encoding ATP-binding cassette domain-containing protein; the encoded protein is MQKLEQHPGGETGPAPAVSAQGIIKRFGGVVALDNVSFSARAGEVTALVGDNGAGKSTLIRCLSGVHSPDEGGLFVNGAPVTFSGPNDARLAGIETVHQNLALADNLDVAANLFLGRELSGGPRSLFRLRKRPMEARAAELIDEYGIRMPNIKAKVGAMSGGQRQGIAIARAVGWGSEVVLMDEPTAALGVKETGRVLDVVRSLADRGLAVVLISHNIEQVMQVSDFVWVLRGGHMIADLRAENTNTQEVVHYITTGVGLGA